In the genome of Nitrospira japonica, one region contains:
- the groL gene encoding chaperonin GroEL (60 kDa chaperone family; promotes refolding of misfolded polypeptides especially under stressful conditions; forms two stacked rings of heptamers to form a barrel-shaped 14mer; ends can be capped by GroES; misfolded proteins enter the barrel where they are refolded when GroES binds): MAKQLLYSEAARASILKGVNQLADAVKATLGPKGRNAILDKKFGAPTITKDGVTVAKEVELKNPYENMGAQLVREVASKTSDTAGDGTTTATVLAQAIYREGAKNITAGANPMEIKRGIDKAVEAVVAELKKLSKPCQTKTEISQVGTISANNDKTIGDLIAEAMEKVGKDGVITVEEAKSMTTSLDVVEGMQFDRGYISPYFVTNAERMECSVEEPLILINEKKVSSMKDLLPILEQVAKMGKPLVIIAEEVEGEALATLVVNKLRGTLNVAAVKAPGFGDRRKAMLEDIAILTGGQVISEDLGIKLENVKLTDLGRAKRVTIDKDNSTIVEGYGDPKKIEARVKQIKAQIDETTSDYDREKLQERLAKIVGGVAVINVGAATETEMKEKKARVEDALHATKAAVEEGIVPGGGTAYLRCIKALDGIKDVPAEQKVGLDIVRRSLEEPIRQIVANAGGESSVVVGKVRDDKNTSSGYNAATDEYVDMIKAGIIDPTKVSRCALQNAASVAGLMLTTEVMITDIPEEKKEAAGGHAGHNHGMEGMY, from the coding sequence ATGGCAAAGCAACTGTTGTACAGCGAGGCAGCTCGGGCCTCCATTCTGAAGGGGGTCAATCAGCTCGCCGACGCCGTCAAGGCGACGCTCGGCCCGAAGGGCCGGAACGCCATTCTCGACAAGAAGTTCGGCGCCCCGACCATCACCAAGGACGGTGTCACCGTCGCCAAGGAAGTCGAACTCAAGAATCCGTATGAAAACATGGGCGCGCAGCTGGTTCGCGAAGTCGCAAGCAAGACCAGCGATACCGCCGGAGACGGCACCACCACCGCCACCGTGTTGGCCCAGGCCATCTATCGCGAGGGCGCCAAGAACATCACCGCCGGCGCCAATCCGATGGAAATCAAGCGCGGCATCGACAAGGCCGTCGAAGCCGTCGTGGCCGAATTGAAGAAGCTCAGCAAGCCCTGCCAGACCAAGACCGAGATCTCCCAGGTCGGCACCATTTCGGCCAACAATGACAAGACCATCGGCGATCTGATCGCCGAGGCGATGGAAAAGGTGGGCAAGGACGGCGTCATCACGGTCGAAGAGGCCAAGTCGATGACCACCTCGCTGGACGTGGTCGAGGGCATGCAGTTCGATCGCGGCTACATCTCCCCCTATTTCGTCACCAACGCCGAGCGGATGGAATGTTCGGTCGAAGAGCCGCTCATCCTGATCAATGAAAAGAAAGTCAGCAGCATGAAGGACCTCCTCCCGATCCTCGAGCAGGTGGCCAAGATGGGCAAGCCGCTCGTGATCATCGCGGAAGAAGTCGAAGGCGAAGCCCTGGCGACCCTCGTCGTCAACAAGCTCCGCGGTACGTTGAACGTGGCGGCCGTGAAGGCTCCCGGATTCGGCGATCGCCGCAAGGCCATGCTGGAGGACATCGCGATCCTGACCGGCGGACAGGTGATTTCCGAAGATCTCGGCATCAAGCTCGAGAACGTGAAGCTGACCGATCTCGGCCGCGCCAAGCGCGTGACGATCGACAAGGACAACAGCACGATCGTCGAAGGCTACGGCGACCCGAAGAAGATCGAGGCCCGCGTCAAGCAGATCAAGGCCCAGATCGACGAGACGACGTCCGACTACGATCGCGAGAAGCTCCAGGAGCGTTTGGCGAAGATCGTGGGCGGCGTGGCCGTCATCAACGTGGGTGCCGCGACCGAAACCGAAATGAAGGAAAAGAAGGCGCGCGTCGAAGACGCCCTCCACGCGACGAAGGCCGCGGTGGAAGAAGGCATCGTCCCCGGCGGCGGAACGGCCTATCTCCGCTGCATCAAGGCCCTGGACGGAATAAAGGATGTGCCGGCCGAACAGAAGGTCGGTCTCGACATCGTGCGCCGGTCATTGGAAGAGCCGATCCGGCAGATCGTCGCCAACGCAGGCGGAGAATCCTCCGTCGTCGTCGGCAAGGTACGCGATGACAAGAACACCAGCTCCGGCTATAACGCGGCGACGGATGAATACGTGGACATGATCAAGGCCGGCATCATCGACCCGACTAAGGTGTCGCGCTGCGCATTGCAGAACGCCGCCAGCGTCGCAGGCCTGATGCTCACGACCGAAGTCATGATCACCGACATCCCTGAAGAGAAGAAGGAAGCCGCGGGCGGCCACGCAGGCCACAACCACGGCATGGAAGGGATGTACTAA
- a CDS encoding GroES family chaperonin, producing MSTAAKEKKNVAKGFQPLGDRVFITYTEELERTAGGIYVPDSAKEKPQRGVVQAVGKKVENVKVGDQVLFDKYSGSKLRIEDEECLILKEEDILGIFAN from the coding sequence ATGAGCACAGCAGCGAAAGAGAAGAAAAACGTCGCCAAGGGTTTTCAGCCACTGGGTGATCGGGTGTTCATCACCTACACCGAGGAACTGGAACGGACCGCGGGCGGAATTTACGTGCCGGACTCGGCCAAGGAAAAGCCGCAGCGGGGCGTGGTGCAGGCCGTGGGGAAGAAGGTTGAAAACGTCAAGGTCGGCGACCAGGTGCTCTTCGACAAGTACTCCGGCAGTAAGCTCCGGATCGAGGACGAGGAATGCTTGATCCTGAAGGAAGAGGACATTCTCGGGATCTTCGCCAACTGA
- a CDS encoding sigma-70 family RNA polymerase sigma factor: MKRKNKPAAEAPLEPEILGPSEEDPVEEQTKTDTGSDDAPATRAAVDTTAVVPVTALQQYLAEVRRHPYLTKEEEQRLFEEYRTHGSREAAVKLIMANLRVSVAIASEYLHTGADHMDLIQEGNVGLMQAIKKFDPSKNVRFYAYAAWWSRAYILRYLLNTYRLVKIGTTQDQRKLFYNLKKEKAKLERQGFAPDTKLLADRLNVRERDVVEMDQRLGNWELSLDQPIGEEQDGTLLDVLPSQQVGADEQLAQHQLQTLFRAKLAEFVKTLDERDEDILRNRLLSETPLTLDDLGEKYGITKERTRQLEARIIKRIRDYIKKDVKDFDRLRV; this comes from the coding sequence ATGAAGCGAAAAAATAAACCGGCGGCCGAGGCACCGCTGGAACCGGAAATTCTCGGACCTTCCGAAGAGGATCCGGTCGAAGAGCAGACGAAGACGGACACCGGATCGGACGACGCGCCCGCGACGCGGGCGGCCGTCGATACGACCGCAGTCGTACCGGTTACGGCCCTCCAGCAATACCTGGCCGAAGTCCGGCGGCATCCGTACCTGACCAAGGAAGAGGAACAGCGTTTATTCGAAGAATACCGGACGCACGGCAGCCGCGAAGCCGCGGTGAAGCTCATCATGGCCAATCTCCGGGTTTCCGTGGCTATCGCATCCGAGTACCTGCATACCGGCGCCGACCACATGGATCTGATCCAAGAAGGCAACGTGGGCCTGATGCAGGCCATCAAGAAATTCGATCCGTCGAAGAACGTGCGCTTCTATGCCTATGCCGCCTGGTGGTCACGGGCTTACATCCTGCGCTACCTGCTCAATACCTATCGTCTCGTCAAAATCGGGACGACACAGGATCAGCGCAAGCTCTTTTACAATTTGAAGAAGGAGAAAGCGAAGCTCGAACGGCAGGGCTTTGCGCCGGACACGAAGCTGCTCGCCGACCGGTTGAACGTACGGGAACGAGACGTCGTCGAAATGGATCAGCGTCTGGGGAACTGGGAACTCTCCCTCGACCAGCCGATCGGCGAAGAACAGGACGGCACCCTGCTCGACGTGCTGCCCTCTCAGCAGGTTGGAGCCGATGAGCAACTCGCTCAGCACCAATTGCAGACGCTGTTCCGGGCAAAGCTGGCGGAGTTCGTCAAGACGTTGGACGAGCGGGACGAGGATATTCTGCGCAATCGTCTCTTGTCAGAGACGCCGCTCACGCTCGACGATCTGGGTGAGAAGTACGGCATTACCAAGGAGCGGACCAGGCAGTTGGAAGCTCGCATCATCAAGCGGATTCGCGACTATATCAAGAAGGACGTCAAGGATTTCGATCGCTTGCGTGTCTGA